A part of Aegilops tauschii subsp. strangulata cultivar AL8/78 chromosome 2, Aet v6.0, whole genome shotgun sequence genomic DNA contains:
- the LOC109779619 gene encoding nucleobase-ascorbate transporter 11 — protein sequence MPSSRRTTARGGGAAPPPARGDGEDDARVPPFTGNNTDHNPRELRSWARRTGFHPSAFFSGESAVSNSSTATARPPPPPPPPASSLRPPRPPAAAEDDPDPAPPLDLDRRDHQVRPCRRIDLRGELEIPPVEVPAQPEPARRRDGVERLLGERAALNVGRSANGVRANADADTSARKKAEEAEAKRKAEEAEARKKKEDEERDAELAAYYQQQWANEEDGVADGVQGEETAPLNRPSGLRCGVSENPGWALLVFYGIQHYLSIAGSLVFIPLILVPTMGGSDVDTATVISTMLLVSGLTTILHTFLGSRLPLIQGSSFVYLAPALVIANSEEFRNLSEDKFKHIMRELQGAILVGSVFQIILGYSGLMSLLLRLINPVVVAPTIAAVGLAFFSYGFPHAGSCVEISMPLIVLLLLCTLYMRKISLFGNHIFLIYAVPLSVGIIWVYAFFLTAGGAYNFKGCSSSIPSSNILLDSCRRHAEIMRRCRTDVSNAWRSAAWVRAPYPLQWGPPTFHFKTAIIMVIVSVVASVDSLSSYHAASLLVNLSPPTRGVVSRGIGLEGICTFIAGLWGTGTGSTTLTENIHTLDTTKMASRRALQLGGALLVIFSVFGKIGALLASIPVALAASVLCFTWALIVALGLSTLRYTEAVSSRNMIIVGFTLFISLSIPAYFQQYEPSSNLILPGYLVPYAAASSGPVRTASDGLNYAVNALLSINVVVALVVAIILDNTVPGSKQERGVYIWSDPKSLELDPASLEPYRLPKKISCWFRWAKCVGF from the exons ATGCCCAGCTCCCGCCGAACTACCGCccgcggcggcggggccgcgCCCCCGCCTGCACGCGGAGACGGCGAGGACGACGCGCGGGTGCCGCCCTTCACGGGGAACAACACCGACCACAACCCCCGGGAGCTGCGGTCCTGGGCCCGACGCACCGGCTTCCACCCCTccgccttcttctccggcgagtCCGCGGTCTCCAACTCCTCCACCGCCACCGCGCGTcccccgccgcctccgcctcccccGGCATCCTCCCTCCGCCCGCCGCGCCCTCCCGCGGCTGCGGAGGACGACCCCGATCCCGCCCCGCCGCTCGACCTCGACCGCCGCGACCATCAAGTCCGACCTTGCCGCCGCATCGACCTCCGCGGCGAGCTCGAGATCCCGCCCGTCGAGGTGCCAGCGCAGCCAGAACCGGCGAGGAGGAGGGACGGCGTCGAGCGCCTGCTCGGCGAGAGGGCGGCGCTCAATGTGGGCAGGAGCGCCAACGGCGTGCGCGCCAACGCGGATGCGGATACGAGTGCGAGGAAgaaggcggaggaggcggaggcgaagCGAAAGGCTGAGGAGGCAGAGGCGAGGAAGAAAAAGGAGGATGAGGAGAGGGACGCGGAGCTGGCCGCGTACTACCAGCAGCAGTGGGCCAACGAGGAGGACGGTGTTGCCGACGGTGTGCAAGGCGAGGAGACGGCGCCTCTTAATCGGCCATCAGGGCTCCGCTGCGGCGTCTCGGAGAACCCCGGGTGGG CACTCCTCGTATTTTATGGCATACAACACTACTTGTCAATAGCCGGTTCACTTGTTTTTATTCCTTTGATATTGGTACCAACCATGGGTGGATCGGAT GTGGACACTGCAACAGTCATTTCCACCATGTTATTAGTGTCTGGTCTTACAACAATACTTCATACTTTTCTTGGTTCTCGGCTTCCATTGATTCAAGGAAGTTCTTTTGTATATTTGGCTCCTGCATTGGTGATCGCGAACTCTGAGGAGTTCAGAAATCTTAGTGAAGAT AAATTCAAGCACATAATGAGGGAATTACAGGGGGCTATACTTGTTGGTTCAGTTTTCCAAATAATTTTGGGGTACAGTGGTCTTATGTCACTGCTTCTGAG ATTGATAAACCCAGTCGTCGTGGCACCAACTATTGCTGCAGTGGGTTTGGCGTTTTTCAGTTATGGTTTCCCTCATGCTGGTAGTTGTGTAGAAATAAGCATGCCCCTCATTGTATTGCTTCTTCTGTGCACCCTG TACATGAGAAAAATATCCCTGTTTGGAAACCATATCTTCCTCATCTATGCA GTACCACTCAGTGTTGGCATTATATGGGTGTATGCATTCTTCCTAACTGCTGGTGGTGCATACAACTTCAAGGGCTGCAGTTCAAGTATACCCAGTTCAAATATATTATTGGATTCATGCAGAAGACATGCAGAGATTATGAGGCGTTGTCGAACTGATGTTTCTAATGCTTGGAGAAGTGCTGCCTGGGTGAGGGCTCCGTATCCATTGCAGTGGGGCCCTCCTACATTTCATTTCAAAACAGCTATCATTATGGTGATAGTTTCAGTGGTTGCATCAGTTGATTCA CTTTCATCATATCATGCTGCTTCGTTGCTAGTCAATTTAAGCCCTCCAACACGTGGAGTTGTTAGCAGAGGGATTGGCCTTGAGGGGATTTGTACTTTTATCGCCGGACTATGGGGTACAGGAACTGGGTCGACAACATTAACAGAGAACATCCATACCCTTGACACAACCAAAATGGCCAGCAGAAGAGCTTTGCAGCTTGGGGGAGCCTTGCTGGTCATTTTCTCTGTCTTTG GAAAAATCGGAGCTCTCCTTGCTTCTATCCCTGTTGCTTTGGCCGCCTCTGTTCTTTGCTTCACCTGGGCTCTTATTGTCGCACTTGGCTTATCCACATTGCGATATACCGAAGCTGTAAGCTCAAGGAACATGATAATCGTTGGTTTTACCCTGTTCATCTCCCTGTCCATCCCCGCATACTTTCAGCAATATGAACCCAGCTCCAATCTCATTCTACCGGGCTATCTTGTTCCGTACGCTGCAGCTTCGAGTGGACCAGTTCGCACTGCCAGTGATGGG CTAAATTATGCAGTGAACGCTCTTCTATCCATCAATGTTGTGGTGGCTCTGGTTGTTGCAATAATCCTTGACAACACGGTGCCGGGAAGCAAGCAAGAACGAGGGGTATACATCTGGTCAGATCCTAAGTCCCTGGAGTTGGATCCTGCATCTCTGGAACCCTATCGGTTACCAAAGAAGATATCATGCTGGTTCAGATGGGCCAAGTGCGTTGGCTTTTAA
- the LOC109779620 gene encoding ranBP2-type zinc finger protein At1g67325 isoform X2 has protein sequence MASARQMEDRGAFGTKRSRNDVSVREGDWNCLQCGNVNFSFRNVCNRGACGAPRPSPSPSPRMMPAPAGGGYDRSPLFYGSTGAPPPHIPLGSASYGAPYPHVGMRYGYGPPVGPHGSYGLISSYGQPGPMGGMGYAHGPELGRYGPELGRYGYGFRGSPMPVSSPWPDGALVENNDSTASRKRRGGPDGLSEGDWECPKCGNVNFAFRNTCNMKKCEEPRPTPGANSSSSTRKDKDAPEGSWTCPECKNLNYPFRTVCNRKGCSCSKPDSSSN, from the exons ATGGCTTCTGCTAGG CAGATGGAAGACCGTGGAGCGTTCGGGACCAAGAGGTCGCGCAATGACG TGTCTGTAAGGGAGGGTGACTGGAATTGTCTTCAGTGTGGTAATGTCAACTTCAGTTTTAGAAATGTTTGCAACCGTGGAGCCTGTGGTGCACCTCGTCCATCACCGAGTCCAAGCCCA AGAATGATGCCAGCGCCTGCTGGTGGTGGATATGATCGATCACCTCTATTTTACGGTAGCACTGGTGCCCCCCCGCCTCACATTCCTCTTGGATCAGCTAGCTATGGTGCTCCATATCCGCATGTTGGAATGCGGTATGGTTATGGTCCACCAGTTGGACCTCATGGCTCATATGGTCTCATTTCTTCTTATGGCCAACCTGGTCCAATGGGGG GGATGGGTTATGCCCACGGACCTGAGTTGGGTCGATATGGACCTGAGTTGGGTCGATACGGCTATGGATTTAGAGGATCTCCAATGCCG GTTTCTAGCCCATGGCCTGATGGAGCATTAGTGGAAAATAATGACAGCACTGCTTCACGAAAGCGGCGTGGAG GCCCAGATGGACTGTCTGAGGGTGACTGGGAATGCCCCAAGTGTGGTAATGTAAATTTTGCCTTCAGAAACACTTGCAACATGAAGAAATGTGAAGAACCAAGGCCGACTCCT GGAGCTAATTCGAGCTCGTCGACTCGCAAAGACAAAGATGCCCCAGAAGGGAGCTGGACCTGTCCGGAGTGCAAGAACCTGAACTACCCCTTCCGCACAGTGTGCAATCGGAAAGGGTGCTCATGTAGTAAGCCAGACTCATCAAGCAACTAG
- the LOC109779620 gene encoding ranBP2-type zinc finger protein At1g67325 isoform X1, translated as MASARFGAVQQMEDRGAFGTKRSRNDVSVREGDWNCLQCGNVNFSFRNVCNRGACGAPRPSPSPSPRMMPAPAGGGYDRSPLFYGSTGAPPPHIPLGSASYGAPYPHVGMRYGYGPPVGPHGSYGLISSYGQPGPMGGMGYAHGPELGRYGPELGRYGYGFRGSPMPVSSPWPDGALVENNDSTASRKRRGGPDGLSEGDWECPKCGNVNFAFRNTCNMKKCEEPRPTPGANSSSSTRKDKDAPEGSWTCPECKNLNYPFRTVCNRKGCSCSKPDSSSN; from the exons ATGGCTTCTGCTAGG TTTGGTGCTGTCCAGCAGATGGAAGACCGTGGAGCGTTCGGGACCAAGAGGTCGCGCAATGACG TGTCTGTAAGGGAGGGTGACTGGAATTGTCTTCAGTGTGGTAATGTCAACTTCAGTTTTAGAAATGTTTGCAACCGTGGAGCCTGTGGTGCACCTCGTCCATCACCGAGTCCAAGCCCA AGAATGATGCCAGCGCCTGCTGGTGGTGGATATGATCGATCACCTCTATTTTACGGTAGCACTGGTGCCCCCCCGCCTCACATTCCTCTTGGATCAGCTAGCTATGGTGCTCCATATCCGCATGTTGGAATGCGGTATGGTTATGGTCCACCAGTTGGACCTCATGGCTCATATGGTCTCATTTCTTCTTATGGCCAACCTGGTCCAATGGGGG GGATGGGTTATGCCCACGGACCTGAGTTGGGTCGATATGGACCTGAGTTGGGTCGATACGGCTATGGATTTAGAGGATCTCCAATGCCG GTTTCTAGCCCATGGCCTGATGGAGCATTAGTGGAAAATAATGACAGCACTGCTTCACGAAAGCGGCGTGGAG GCCCAGATGGACTGTCTGAGGGTGACTGGGAATGCCCCAAGTGTGGTAATGTAAATTTTGCCTTCAGAAACACTTGCAACATGAAGAAATGTGAAGAACCAAGGCCGACTCCT GGAGCTAATTCGAGCTCGTCGACTCGCAAAGACAAAGATGCCCCAGAAGGGAGCTGGACCTGTCCGGAGTGCAAGAACCTGAACTACCCCTTCCGCACAGTGTGCAATCGGAAAGGGTGCTCATGTAGTAAGCCAGACTCATCAAGCAACTAG
- the LOC109779620 gene encoding uncharacterized protein isoform X5 has product MTRMMPAPAGGGYDRSPLFYGSTGAPPPHIPLGSASYGAPYPHVGMRYGYGPPVGPHGSYGLISSYGQPGPMGGMGYAHGPELGRYGPELGRYGYGFRGSPMPVSSPWPDGALVENNDSTASRKRRGGPDGLSEGDWECPKCGNVNFAFRNTCNMKKCEEPRPTPGANSSSSTRKDKDAPEGSWTCPECKNLNYPFRTVCNRKGCSCSKPDSSSN; this is encoded by the exons ATGACG AGAATGATGCCAGCGCCTGCTGGTGGTGGATATGATCGATCACCTCTATTTTACGGTAGCACTGGTGCCCCCCCGCCTCACATTCCTCTTGGATCAGCTAGCTATGGTGCTCCATATCCGCATGTTGGAATGCGGTATGGTTATGGTCCACCAGTTGGACCTCATGGCTCATATGGTCTCATTTCTTCTTATGGCCAACCTGGTCCAATGGGGG GGATGGGTTATGCCCACGGACCTGAGTTGGGTCGATATGGACCTGAGTTGGGTCGATACGGCTATGGATTTAGAGGATCTCCAATGCCG GTTTCTAGCCCATGGCCTGATGGAGCATTAGTGGAAAATAATGACAGCACTGCTTCACGAAAGCGGCGTGGAG GCCCAGATGGACTGTCTGAGGGTGACTGGGAATGCCCCAAGTGTGGTAATGTAAATTTTGCCTTCAGAAACACTTGCAACATGAAGAAATGTGAAGAACCAAGGCCGACTCCT GGAGCTAATTCGAGCTCGTCGACTCGCAAAGACAAAGATGCCCCAGAAGGGAGCTGGACCTGTCCGGAGTGCAAGAACCTGAACTACCCCTTCCGCACAGTGTGCAATCGGAAAGGGTGCTCATGTAGTAAGCCAGACTCATCAAGCAACTAG
- the LOC109779620 gene encoding ranBP2-type zinc finger protein At1g67325 isoform X3 yields the protein MASARMEDRGAFGTKRSRNDVSVREGDWNCLQCGNVNFSFRNVCNRGACGAPRPSPSPSPRMMPAPAGGGYDRSPLFYGSTGAPPPHIPLGSASYGAPYPHVGMRYGYGPPVGPHGSYGLISSYGQPGPMGGMGYAHGPELGRYGPELGRYGYGFRGSPMPVSSPWPDGALVENNDSTASRKRRGGPDGLSEGDWECPKCGNVNFAFRNTCNMKKCEEPRPTPGANSSSSTRKDKDAPEGSWTCPECKNLNYPFRTVCNRKGCSCSKPDSSSN from the exons ATGGCTTCTGCTAGG ATGGAAGACCGTGGAGCGTTCGGGACCAAGAGGTCGCGCAATGACG TGTCTGTAAGGGAGGGTGACTGGAATTGTCTTCAGTGTGGTAATGTCAACTTCAGTTTTAGAAATGTTTGCAACCGTGGAGCCTGTGGTGCACCTCGTCCATCACCGAGTCCAAGCCCA AGAATGATGCCAGCGCCTGCTGGTGGTGGATATGATCGATCACCTCTATTTTACGGTAGCACTGGTGCCCCCCCGCCTCACATTCCTCTTGGATCAGCTAGCTATGGTGCTCCATATCCGCATGTTGGAATGCGGTATGGTTATGGTCCACCAGTTGGACCTCATGGCTCATATGGTCTCATTTCTTCTTATGGCCAACCTGGTCCAATGGGGG GGATGGGTTATGCCCACGGACCTGAGTTGGGTCGATATGGACCTGAGTTGGGTCGATACGGCTATGGATTTAGAGGATCTCCAATGCCG GTTTCTAGCCCATGGCCTGATGGAGCATTAGTGGAAAATAATGACAGCACTGCTTCACGAAAGCGGCGTGGAG GCCCAGATGGACTGTCTGAGGGTGACTGGGAATGCCCCAAGTGTGGTAATGTAAATTTTGCCTTCAGAAACACTTGCAACATGAAGAAATGTGAAGAACCAAGGCCGACTCCT GGAGCTAATTCGAGCTCGTCGACTCGCAAAGACAAAGATGCCCCAGAAGGGAGCTGGACCTGTCCGGAGTGCAAGAACCTGAACTACCCCTTCCGCACAGTGTGCAATCGGAAAGGGTGCTCATGTAGTAAGCCAGACTCATCAAGCAACTAG
- the LOC109779620 gene encoding ranBP2-type zinc finger protein At1g67325 isoform X4, with protein MEDRGAFGTKRSRNDVSVREGDWNCLQCGNVNFSFRNVCNRGACGAPRPSPSPSPRMMPAPAGGGYDRSPLFYGSTGAPPPHIPLGSASYGAPYPHVGMRYGYGPPVGPHGSYGLISSYGQPGPMGGMGYAHGPELGRYGPELGRYGYGFRGSPMPVSSPWPDGALVENNDSTASRKRRGGPDGLSEGDWECPKCGNVNFAFRNTCNMKKCEEPRPTPGANSSSSTRKDKDAPEGSWTCPECKNLNYPFRTVCNRKGCSCSKPDSSSN; from the exons ATGGAAGACCGTGGAGCGTTCGGGACCAAGAGGTCGCGCAATGACG TGTCTGTAAGGGAGGGTGACTGGAATTGTCTTCAGTGTGGTAATGTCAACTTCAGTTTTAGAAATGTTTGCAACCGTGGAGCCTGTGGTGCACCTCGTCCATCACCGAGTCCAAGCCCA AGAATGATGCCAGCGCCTGCTGGTGGTGGATATGATCGATCACCTCTATTTTACGGTAGCACTGGTGCCCCCCCGCCTCACATTCCTCTTGGATCAGCTAGCTATGGTGCTCCATATCCGCATGTTGGAATGCGGTATGGTTATGGTCCACCAGTTGGACCTCATGGCTCATATGGTCTCATTTCTTCTTATGGCCAACCTGGTCCAATGGGGG GGATGGGTTATGCCCACGGACCTGAGTTGGGTCGATATGGACCTGAGTTGGGTCGATACGGCTATGGATTTAGAGGATCTCCAATGCCG GTTTCTAGCCCATGGCCTGATGGAGCATTAGTGGAAAATAATGACAGCACTGCTTCACGAAAGCGGCGTGGAG GCCCAGATGGACTGTCTGAGGGTGACTGGGAATGCCCCAAGTGTGGTAATGTAAATTTTGCCTTCAGAAACACTTGCAACATGAAGAAATGTGAAGAACCAAGGCCGACTCCT GGAGCTAATTCGAGCTCGTCGACTCGCAAAGACAAAGATGCCCCAGAAGGGAGCTGGACCTGTCCGGAGTGCAAGAACCTGAACTACCCCTTCCGCACAGTGTGCAATCGGAAAGGGTGCTCATGTAGTAAGCCAGACTCATCAAGCAACTAG